Proteins found in one Solitalea lacus genomic segment:
- a CDS encoding PepSY-associated TM helix domain-containing protein, with product MSNILLRKTYKIHKWVGLISGLLLLIIALSGSILVFREDINKIQLQPPVVSYTQEKLSLGKSIRTIAARYPDAEIRLVNATPNESESLQFSVRKSKTRLTVYTHPVTGVVLKTIDANSTLVVWMLNLHYNLHAGLTGKTIVLVTGILFLLSIITGFIIYRKSIWKVLSFNVKVNGKNKRSLSSSLHRTIGVWSLLLNFILALTGIIISFSVVSTGFKKKDKKSHSHIPLHINCNIDSTITKIKAEHQYYTPNLIRIQAGSQTMQIGGSLPDDFPLYFPFVNRIKVDLNTGKVIGKFERMTEKSVGEKFNELVKPLHFGEYGGLAIKFFYCLAGLSIPFLSITGFALWMLKRRQPQKTKPILA from the coding sequence ATGTCAAATATTCTTCTTCGCAAAACATATAAAATCCATAAATGGGTGGGCCTTATTTCGGGCTTATTATTATTAATCATTGCCCTAAGTGGATCTATTCTAGTTTTCAGAGAAGACATTAATAAAATTCAACTGCAACCTCCAGTTGTAAGTTATACGCAAGAAAAGCTAAGCCTTGGTAAATCAATTAGAACAATTGCCGCACGCTACCCGGATGCAGAAATTCGGTTAGTTAATGCTACTCCTAATGAAAGTGAAAGCTTGCAGTTTAGCGTACGAAAATCAAAAACTCGCCTTACAGTTTACACTCATCCTGTAACCGGCGTTGTTTTAAAAACTATAGACGCGAACTCAACATTAGTAGTATGGATGTTAAACCTTCATTACAACCTGCATGCAGGTCTAACCGGTAAAACAATTGTTTTGGTCACCGGTATATTGTTTCTATTATCAATTATCACTGGTTTTATTATCTATCGAAAATCCATTTGGAAAGTCTTATCGTTCAATGTTAAGGTAAACGGAAAAAACAAACGGTCTCTATCCTCTTCCTTGCACCGCACTATAGGTGTCTGGAGTTTACTCTTAAACTTTATTTTAGCCCTAACAGGAATAATAATTAGTTTTTCAGTAGTATCAACAGGCTTTAAAAAGAAGGATAAAAAAAGCCATTCGCATATTCCTTTACACATTAATTGCAACATAGACAGCACAATAACCAAAATTAAGGCAGAGCATCAGTACTATACTCCTAACCTTATTCGAATCCAGGCAGGAAGTCAGACTATGCAAATTGGAGGAAGCTTACCTGACGACTTTCCTCTTTATTTTCCATTTGTAAACCGTATTAAAGTTGACTTGAACACAGGCAAGGTAATAGGAAAATTTGAACGTATGACTGAAAAAAGTGTTGGAGAAAAATTTAATGAATTAGTTAAACCACTTCATTTTGGTGAATACGGTGGTTTAGCAATTAAATTTTTTTATTGCCTAGCAGGATTAAGTATTCCATTTCTTTCCATTACTGGTTTCGCTTTATGGATGCTTAAAAGAAGACAACCTCAGAAAACCAAACCTATATTAGCATAA
- a CDS encoding GNAT family N-acetyltransferase — protein MKELTFQELSIHNWSHFENLMGQKGGCAGCWCMWYRLSSKEFNENKYEGNKLKMHSLVNAGKFIGLMAFVENVPVAWIALAPREDYYRIEKSKSLARLDDKPVWSITCFFVKKDYRRLGISKKLIHGAIVFAKSKGIKTLEAYPSIPYAVKSADAFLWGGILTAFLANSFQIAKYNGKSKAIVRLDV, from the coding sequence ATGAAGGAGCTAACATTTCAAGAACTCTCAATCCATAACTGGTCTCATTTTGAAAACTTAATGGGACAAAAGGGAGGTTGCGCGGGATGTTGGTGTATGTGGTATCGATTATCATCCAAAGAATTTAATGAAAATAAGTATGAGGGGAACAAGTTAAAAATGCATTCATTGGTAAATGCCGGAAAATTTATTGGATTAATGGCATTTGTTGAAAACGTACCTGTTGCATGGATAGCCTTGGCTCCCCGTGAAGATTATTATAGAATTGAAAAATCTAAAAGTTTAGCAAGGCTCGATGATAAGCCTGTTTGGTCAATCACTTGTTTTTTTGTTAAGAAAGATTACAGAAGATTGGGGATTTCAAAAAAGCTTATTCATGGGGCAATTGTCTTTGCTAAATCAAAAGGAATAAAAACTTTGGAAGCTTATCCTTCTATTCCATATGCTGTTAAATCGGCAGATGCTTTTTTGTGGGGAGGTATTTTAACGGCCTTCCTCGCTAATAGTTTTCAGATAGCTAAGTATAATGGTAAAAGCAAAGCTATTGTTAGACTGGATGTATAA
- a CDS encoding Mut7-C ubiquitin/RNAse domain-containing protein, which produces MLKSASFRFHSQLNDFLESKQKNTWIKYQFYVSPSVKNVIEALGVPHPEVSVILVNNEPVDFSYLIKKEDRVDVYPINDKNTFPKAYSLNNHKTPDTFILDVHLGKLAKALRLLGLDTLYENDYADEAIVSIAAKEQRIILTRDLHLLQHNAVKWGYWIRSQYVSEQIKEVVRFFKLAPKFAPFVRCLECNGIIVRVDKESIDNWLQEETRKYFNEFFQCKSCKRIYWKGSHYNRLQEFLHQILQNEL; this is translated from the coding sequence ATGCTTAAATCTGCTAGTTTTCGTTTTCATAGCCAATTGAATGACTTTCTGGAATCTAAGCAGAAAAATACCTGGATTAAGTATCAATTCTATGTATCACCATCTGTAAAGAATGTTATTGAAGCATTGGGTGTTCCTCATCCAGAGGTAAGCGTTATTTTAGTAAATAATGAGCCTGTTGATTTTTCATATCTAATTAAGAAAGAGGATAGGGTAGATGTTTATCCAATTAATGATAAAAATACTTTTCCTAAGGCATATTCACTCAACAATCATAAAACACCTGACACGTTTATTCTGGATGTTCATTTAGGCAAATTGGCCAAAGCTCTACGCTTGCTTGGATTGGATACGCTCTATGAAAACGATTATGCCGATGAAGCCATTGTGAGTATTGCAGCTAAAGAACAACGTATCATCTTAACCCGTGATTTGCATTTATTACAACATAATGCCGTTAAGTGGGGTTATTGGATTAGATCTCAATATGTATCCGAACAGATTAAGGAGGTTGTCAGGTTTTTTAAGCTTGCCCCCAAGTTTGCCCCATTTGTAAGGTGTTTGGAGTGCAATGGAATAATTGTTAGGGTAGATAAAGAGTCCATCGATAATTGGTTGCAGGAAGAAACAAGGAAGTATTTCAATGAATTCTTCCAATGTAAGTCATGCAAACGTATTTATTGGAAAGGCTCGCACTATAATCGATTGCAGGAGTTTCTGCATCAAATTCTACAAAATGAACTGTGA
- a CDS encoding TonB family protein, protein MYPHRALVEKKSGTVTLQVVINKNGESGEVKIVTGIDPLCDQEAKRLVSLFKAWKPAVKNGETVCQSVPVSVEFTLPQNEDFHFKDYILTYLDDKLQFTRDTVNASYRWVKPVDGLGTYNADQYLLNLKNREVDIFTYRKTLFKRIKGTTINGTTQLVLARDVDSASEYKISFKPDSKKWVNASCESSTFTIDGKLISTEWPNGGPRIEYYSNGLVSSVTNYNKGTATTYSWYDNGQFESIIQNKQSYQSRILIEYWKKTGKKTIANGAGLLEEVLSNSLIIGSYDSGKKQGEFKEYQLDNKELLFVENFSKGELIDGFNVKKNIKYTAAVTFPEFQGGMNNMSKFLLSNLTYPNWARTNNIQGKVLVTFIVSKEGNIEEAEVKKGIGFGCDEEAIRVVKLMNGKWNPGIIRGEPARVQFSLPINFSLSKTANNSPLLSFPESSRF, encoded by the coding sequence ATGTATCCTCATCGAGCCTTGGTTGAAAAAAAATCAGGTACTGTGACACTTCAAGTAGTTATTAATAAGAACGGAGAATCCGGTGAAGTTAAAATAGTCACTGGGATAGATCCCTTGTGTGACCAAGAAGCAAAAAGGTTGGTATCATTATTTAAAGCATGGAAACCTGCTGTGAAAAATGGTGAGACAGTATGTCAATCAGTTCCTGTTTCGGTAGAATTCACCTTGCCTCAGAATGAAGATTTTCACTTTAAGGATTATATTCTAACCTATCTGGATGATAAGTTGCAATTTACTAGAGACACAGTAAATGCAAGCTATCGTTGGGTTAAACCTGTTGATGGTTTAGGGACTTATAATGCTGATCAATATTTACTGAATCTTAAAAATAGAGAAGTGGATATTTTCACTTATAGGAAAACTCTTTTTAAGAGAATTAAAGGTACAACAATTAATGGGACTACTCAGTTGGTACTTGCAAGAGATGTCGATAGTGCATCTGAATATAAAATTTCTTTTAAGCCTGATAGTAAAAAGTGGGTGAATGCTTCTTGTGAAAGTTCAACTTTTACTATTGATGGAAAGCTTATTTCAACAGAATGGCCCAATGGCGGCCCTAGAATTGAGTATTATTCAAATGGGTTGGTCTCATCTGTTACAAATTATAACAAGGGCACTGCCACAACCTACTCTTGGTATGATAACGGGCAATTTGAATCTATTATTCAAAATAAACAAAGTTATCAGTCAAGAATATTGATTGAGTATTGGAAGAAAACTGGAAAGAAAACAATAGCTAATGGAGCCGGGCTTTTAGAAGAAGTGCTTAGTAACTCGCTGATTATTGGTTCATATGATTCAGGCAAAAAGCAAGGAGAGTTTAAAGAATATCAATTAGATAACAAAGAGTTGCTTTTTGTAGAAAATTTCAGCAAAGGAGAATTGATAGATGGGTTTAACGTGAAAAAAAATATAAAATATACTGCAGCTGTAACTTTTCCAGAATTCCAAGGCGGGATGAATAATATGTCAAAATTTCTTCTCAGCAACCTAACTTACCCAAATTGGGCTCGTACGAATAATATTCAAGGAAAGGTTTTGGTGACTTTTATTGTGAGTAAAGAGGGAAATATAGAAGAGGCAGAAGTAAAAAAAGGAATTGGTTTCGGATGCGATGAAGAAGCGATTCGTGTTGTGAAATTAATGAATGGAAAATGGAACCCGGGGATAATTAGAGGAGAACCTGCAAGAGTTCAGTTCTCTTTACCAATCAACTTTAGTTTGAGTAAAACAGCGAATAATTCACCTTTATTAAGCTTCCCTGAAAGCTCCCGTTTTTGA
- a CDS encoding acyl-CoA carboxylase subunit beta, producing MHDNEIEVSRNEDINKQLLYELQNKKKKIHLGGGNKAAEKQKEKGKMLARERIAYLIDPLTDFTEFGTFAAYNMYEEAGGCPSAGVVTGLGYVSGRLCVIVANDATVKAGAWFPITAKKNLRAQEIAMENHLPIIYLVDSAGVYLPMQDEIFPDKEHFGRIFRNNAVMSSKGIVQIAAIMGSCVAGGAYLPIMSDEALIVNGTGSVFLAGSYLVKSAIGEDIDNETLGGATTHSEISGVTDYKCENDQDCLDKIRSLVDKIGHNPMAGFSRIEAKEPINNPKEIYQILPESRDKQFDMLDIIHRLVDNSEFDEYKELYGKSILCGYARIDGWAVGIVANQRKVVKSKKGEMQFGGVIYSDSADKATRFIMNCNQKKIPLVFLQDVTGFMVGSRSEQAGIIKDGAKMVNAVANSVVPKFTIVVGNSYGAGNYAMCGKAYDPRFIAAWPSAKIAVMGGAQAAKTLLQIQEASLRAKGEEITEEKEQELLKVITDKYNSQTTPYYAAARLWVDEIIDPLDTRKWISMGIEAANHAPIEKPFNVGVLQV from the coding sequence ATGCATGATAATGAAATAGAAGTTAGCCGTAACGAAGATATTAACAAGCAACTCCTTTACGAACTCCAAAACAAGAAAAAGAAAATTCATTTAGGTGGGGGGAATAAAGCTGCAGAAAAGCAAAAAGAAAAGGGCAAAATGCTCGCACGCGAGCGCATAGCTTACTTAATTGATCCTCTAACAGATTTTACTGAATTCGGGACCTTTGCCGCCTATAATATGTATGAAGAAGCAGGCGGATGTCCGTCGGCAGGTGTGGTTACGGGGCTGGGTTATGTATCCGGCCGTTTATGTGTAATTGTCGCCAATGATGCTACCGTAAAAGCAGGTGCATGGTTCCCAATTACAGCCAAAAAAAATCTTCGAGCACAGGAGATAGCGATGGAAAATCATTTGCCGATTATCTACCTGGTTGACAGTGCAGGGGTGTATTTGCCTATGCAAGATGAAATTTTTCCGGACAAAGAGCATTTTGGTCGGATTTTCCGGAACAATGCAGTTATGTCATCTAAAGGAATTGTTCAAATTGCAGCCATTATGGGTTCTTGTGTGGCAGGAGGTGCTTACCTGCCCATCATGAGTGATGAAGCCTTAATTGTAAATGGAACAGGTTCTGTTTTTCTTGCTGGTTCTTATCTGGTAAAATCAGCAATTGGCGAGGATATCGATAATGAAACCTTGGGAGGAGCCACTACACATTCGGAAATTTCGGGAGTGACAGATTATAAATGTGAGAATGATCAGGATTGCTTAGATAAAATAAGATCATTGGTTGATAAAATTGGCCATAATCCCATGGCTGGTTTCAGCAGAATTGAAGCTAAAGAGCCAATTAATAATCCAAAAGAAATTTATCAAATCTTACCAGAGAGTCGTGACAAGCAGTTTGATATGCTCGATATCATTCATCGTTTGGTAGATAATTCCGAGTTTGACGAGTATAAAGAGCTTTACGGTAAGTCTATTTTATGTGGTTATGCCCGTATTGATGGCTGGGCTGTAGGTATAGTCGCCAATCAACGTAAAGTTGTAAAGTCAAAGAAAGGAGAAATGCAGTTTGGTGGGGTTATTTACTCCGATTCGGCTGATAAAGCTACCCGTTTTATTATGAACTGTAATCAAAAGAAAATACCACTGGTATTCTTGCAGGATGTGACAGGGTTTATGGTCGGGTCTCGCTCCGAACAAGCCGGAATTATTAAAGATGGAGCTAAAATGGTAAATGCTGTGGCCAACTCTGTAGTACCTAAATTTACCATCGTGGTGGGTAATTCATATGGAGCTGGTAATTATGCCATGTGCGGTAAAGCTTATGATCCTCGTTTTATTGCCGCATGGCCTAGTGCTAAAATTGCGGTGATGGGTGGTGCTCAAGCTGCCAAAACTTTGTTGCAAATTCAAGAGGCATCTTTAAGGGCAAAAGGAGAGGAGATTACCGAAGAGAAAGAACAAGAACTATTGAAAGTGATAACGGATAAATATAACAGTCAAACTACTCCCTATTATGCAGCCGCACGACTGTGGGTAGATGAAATAATCGATCCGTTAGACACCCGTAAGTGGATTTCAATGGGTATTGAAGCTGCAAATCATGCTCCAATTGAAAAGCCATTTAATGTTGGGGTTTTGCAGGTGTAA
- a CDS encoding thioredoxin domain-containing protein, whose amino-acid sequence MFKSQLSFIGVGGGCFFVSSFMQKHTNSLIHETSPYLLQHAHNPVNWYPWGEAALQKAREENKLILVSVGYSACHWCHVMEHESFEDEEVAAIMNEQYICIKVDREERPDIDQIYMTAVQLMTGGGGWPLNCFCLPDQRPLYGGTYYRKNDWKQLLHDLNAFYHNKPQEAEEYADRLLKGINQADLVSFVKEKQLYTAETLYQLVEPWIHYFDFSDGGHNRAPKFPLPNNFQFLLRYAHLMKHQAANVIVRLTLDKMAYGGIYDQLGGGFARYSVDTVWLVPHFEKMLYDNAQLVSLYAEAYQYCHSELYKNVVEQTLDFVKRELTSPEGGFYSALDADSEGVEGKFYCWTKDELQGILSSDEELFSIYYNVTEQGNWEETNILHRKQDDDVLAMELGMPEHQLLEIIERCKTKLMKVRQGRIRPGLDDKILTSWNAMMMKGYVDAYKALQNEEYLTIAITNAQFLLSNLKTENGGLKRNYKEGKATINGFLDDYSFLAEAFVELYQATLNEQWLQEADELAKYCIDHFYDAESGLFFYTADTDKQLISRKQEIMDSVIPASNSTLARVLLKLGTYFQKQDYLDLSAQMLNNVSAQISKYVSGYSNWALLMMENVFPYYEVAITGKNNTQKLLALEQYYIPNKLVMGGETGSLPLLDGKISEESRIFVCVNKTCQLPVAEVEDAVSQMKNDYPVV is encoded by the coding sequence ATGTTTAAGTCACAGCTATCCTTTATAGGAGTTGGGGGAGGCTGTTTTTTCGTATCTTCGTTTATGCAAAAACATACCAATTCTCTTATCCACGAAACTTCTCCTTATTTGCTTCAGCATGCACATAATCCGGTAAACTGGTATCCATGGGGCGAAGCGGCTTTGCAAAAAGCACGAGAGGAAAATAAGCTTATTTTGGTGAGTGTGGGTTACTCGGCTTGTCACTGGTGCCATGTAATGGAGCACGAGTCGTTTGAAGATGAAGAGGTGGCTGCAATAATGAATGAGCAGTATATATGCATTAAAGTTGACAGGGAAGAACGGCCGGATATCGACCAAATATACATGACTGCGGTACAGCTAATGACTGGAGGTGGAGGCTGGCCTTTGAATTGTTTTTGTTTGCCTGACCAGCGCCCATTATATGGAGGTACATATTACCGAAAAAATGATTGGAAACAATTATTACATGATTTAAATGCCTTTTACCATAACAAGCCCCAAGAGGCAGAAGAATATGCTGATCGTCTTCTCAAGGGAATCAATCAGGCTGATTTGGTGTCATTTGTAAAAGAAAAGCAACTATATACTGCTGAAACCCTCTATCAGTTAGTAGAGCCGTGGATACATTATTTTGACTTTTCCGATGGTGGGCATAATAGAGCTCCAAAGTTTCCTTTGCCTAATAATTTTCAATTTTTATTGCGCTATGCGCATTTAATGAAGCATCAGGCTGCCAATGTAATTGTACGTCTAACGCTGGATAAAATGGCTTATGGCGGGATTTATGATCAATTAGGAGGAGGTTTTGCGCGATATTCGGTCGATACGGTTTGGTTGGTGCCTCACTTTGAGAAAATGCTTTACGACAATGCTCAATTAGTGAGTTTATATGCAGAAGCTTATCAATATTGCCATTCAGAATTGTATAAAAATGTAGTAGAGCAAACGCTTGATTTTGTTAAACGAGAACTAACATCGCCCGAAGGTGGATTTTATTCGGCTTTGGATGCGGATAGCGAAGGTGTGGAGGGCAAGTTTTACTGTTGGACGAAAGATGAGCTTCAGGGAATTTTAAGTAGCGACGAAGAGCTTTTTAGCATTTACTACAATGTAACAGAGCAAGGAAATTGGGAGGAAACCAATATTCTTCATCGTAAGCAAGATGATGACGTATTGGCAATGGAATTGGGAATGCCTGAACATCAGTTACTGGAAATTATTGAACGCTGCAAAACCAAATTGATGAAAGTGCGTCAAGGCCGCATAAGGCCGGGATTGGATGATAAAATACTTACCTCATGGAATGCCATGATGATGAAGGGATATGTAGATGCTTATAAAGCTCTTCAAAATGAGGAGTATTTAACCATTGCAATAACCAACGCCCAGTTTCTACTTAGTAATTTGAAAACAGAAAATGGTGGATTAAAACGGAATTATAAAGAAGGGAAGGCTACAATAAATGGTTTTTTAGATGATTATTCGTTTTTAGCTGAGGCATTTGTTGAATTGTATCAGGCCACGTTAAATGAGCAATGGCTACAAGAGGCTGATGAATTGGCTAAGTATTGCATCGACCATTTTTATGATGCAGAATCAGGTTTGTTCTTTTACACAGCTGATACTGACAAACAATTGATTTCTCGCAAGCAAGAAATTATGGACTCCGTTATTCCAGCATCAAATTCCACATTGGCTCGCGTGTTGTTAAAGCTGGGTACCTATTTCCAAAAACAAGACTATCTTGATTTGTCAGCCCAAATGCTGAACAATGTTAGTGCTCAAATTAGCAAATACGTATCGGGTTATTCAAATTGGGCCTTATTGATGATGGAAAATGTATTTCCATATTATGAAGTAGCGATAACCGGTAAAAATAATACACAAAAGCTTTTGGCTCTTGAGCAGTATTATATACCAAATAAATTGGTTATGGGAGGAGAGACGGGAAGTTTGCCATTGCTTGATGGAAAAATTTCAGAAGAATCCAGAATCTTTGTTTGCGTTAATAAGACTTGCCAATTACCTGTTGCGGAAGTTGAAGATGCCGTATCACAAATGAAGAATGATTACCCTGTTGTTTAG
- a CDS encoding TonB-dependent receptor — MNKYLLSILALTTYTSVLAQKTNQPLKDSLKVNAPIVKEKYLDEIVVSASRGTETRDKVPSTISLVNKKQIESQMAVSPNLGELLARVPGMAVASNRTSNFGQTLRGRGLLVMIDGIPQSTPLRNGGMDVKTIDPGVLERIEVVKGATAIYGNGADGGLINYITKNPDVTKKFGSTTSLSTGGSLVNLRESMGGRISQQVYGKLNKFSYVASGMYEKTGVNRDANGSILPPRYGLGENQAYNTFGKLAYEFNNKHSVDVMYNFYSNRQKTNYVVLPGVPGSSPATAQEGIAPGVPEGTPHNHNAQIHYGAKELYANTSLDVNLYLQDFYTIYFWSPTFKNGGQSTIKSNKKGARFNLNTPYSIGGFADGSITYGVDFLNDVTSQYLIDGRVWAPEMNMKNLAPYMQLKTTVLKDFVLKGGLRFENIGVDVPDYTTLITINQTTGKETGGVAVNGGKLNYNAWVFNAGLRYTRFQEFNPYFSYSQGFTINELGRILRTAQSNYLQNLQPEAILINNYELGFNSRLNNNLSFSAAGYISTSKLGANTKELNGVYYVLRAPEEIYGFEVVADYKFNNKLQAGISYDYIEGKVDENNDGTFEKYLPGNRIMPQKFTTYIEYSPINKWSMKMQWLYTADRERFQPNATTGAYGYAERPVSSINVLNFSTFYTVNPKAKISLGVENLLNNDYYTINSQWENDAYLYQKGNGIKATVSLILNL; from the coding sequence ATGAATAAATATTTACTCTCAATTCTTGCTTTAACAACCTATACTAGTGTTTTAGCTCAGAAAACCAATCAACCATTAAAAGATAGTTTAAAAGTTAACGCGCCCATCGTTAAGGAAAAATACTTAGATGAAATCGTGGTATCTGCCAGTCGTGGAACGGAGACCAGAGATAAAGTACCTTCAACCATCAGCCTTGTAAATAAAAAACAAATCGAGTCGCAGATGGCTGTGAGTCCTAACCTTGGTGAACTTTTGGCAAGAGTACCAGGCATGGCTGTTGCGTCAAACCGTACTTCTAACTTTGGTCAAACATTAAGAGGTCGTGGTTTATTGGTGATGATCGATGGAATTCCTCAATCAACTCCACTTCGTAATGGTGGCATGGACGTTAAAACCATTGATCCGGGTGTATTGGAGCGCATTGAAGTTGTCAAAGGCGCTACTGCGATTTATGGTAACGGTGCAGACGGAGGTTTGATCAACTATATCACTAAAAACCCTGATGTGACTAAAAAATTCGGCTCAACTACCAGCTTAAGCACAGGTGGATCATTGGTTAATTTACGTGAAAGTATGGGAGGCCGCATTTCGCAACAAGTATATGGCAAGCTGAATAAATTCAGTTACGTGGCAAGCGGTATGTACGAAAAAACTGGTGTTAATCGTGACGCCAATGGCAGCATTTTGCCTCCTCGCTACGGTTTAGGTGAAAATCAAGCTTATAATACCTTTGGAAAATTAGCTTATGAGTTTAATAATAAACACAGCGTTGATGTCATGTACAACTTCTACAGCAACCGCCAAAAGACAAACTATGTGGTTTTACCAGGGGTACCCGGTTCTAGTCCGGCCACAGCGCAAGAAGGCATTGCGCCTGGTGTACCTGAAGGAACTCCTCATAATCACAATGCTCAAATTCATTACGGCGCTAAGGAATTGTATGCTAATACAAGCCTTGATGTAAACTTGTATTTGCAAGATTTTTATACCATTTATTTCTGGTCACCTACCTTTAAGAACGGTGGTCAATCCACAATTAAATCGAATAAAAAAGGAGCCCGATTCAACCTTAATACTCCTTACTCAATCGGAGGTTTTGCCGATGGCAGTATTACCTATGGAGTTGACTTTTTAAATGATGTAACTTCTCAATACTTAATCGATGGTCGTGTATGGGCACCAGAAATGAACATGAAAAATCTTGCGCCTTACATGCAACTAAAAACCACTGTACTCAAGGATTTTGTATTGAAAGGCGGTTTGCGTTTCGAAAACATCGGCGTTGATGTTCCTGATTACACCACATTGATAACGATTAACCAAACAACAGGTAAAGAAACTGGGGGAGTTGCGGTAAATGGTGGTAAGTTAAATTACAATGCATGGGTATTCAATGCCGGATTACGCTATACCAGATTTCAGGAATTCAACCCTTATTTCAGCTATTCACAAGGTTTCACAATTAACGAATTAGGACGTATTTTAAGAACTGCCCAATCAAATTATTTACAAAATTTACAACCTGAAGCCATTCTTATTAATAATTATGAACTGGGCTTTAACAGTCGTTTGAACAACAATTTAAGCTTTTCGGCAGCTGGTTATATTAGCACTTCAAAACTAGGTGCCAACACTAAGGAACTAAATGGGGTTTACTATGTTCTTCGTGCTCCTGAAGAAATTTACGGTTTTGAAGTAGTGGCTGATTATAAATTTAACAACAAACTTCAAGCAGGTATTTCATACGATTATATTGAAGGTAAAGTGGATGAAAACAACGATGGTACATTTGAAAAATATTTACCGGGTAACCGTATTATGCCTCAAAAATTCACCACTTATATTGAATACAGCCCTATTAATAAATGGAGCATGAAAATGCAGTGGTTATATACTGCCGACCGAGAACGTTTCCAGCCAAATGCAACAACGGGAGCCTATGGTTATGCAGAAAGACCGGTTTCAAGCATCAATGTTTTGAACTTTAGCACATTCTATACTGTTAATCCCAAAGCTAAAATCAGTTTAGGAGTTGAAAACCTTTTGAATAATGATTATTACACCATTAACTCACAATGGGAAAATGATGCTTACTTATATCAAAAAGGTAATGGTATCAAAGCTACAGTTTCATTAATTTTGAACCTTTAA
- a CDS encoding SDR family oxidoreductase, with product MKILVIGGTGTVGSKVVDELRSRNVDVSVLTRNTAKIDNLPHGVKGIQGDLLDVETIRSAFKGMDGVFMLNGVSLTETHEGIMAVNGARMAGVKRFVYMSVHNLDLAPYLPHFGSKISIEIAIKASGIPYTILRPNHFYQNDYMFKDALLQYNVWPQPIGNIGLSRVDVRDIAEAAAIALTTDGHDGKTYNLVGPDVFTGNSVAETWSNVLGRPIVYVGDDLITWEQQALNYLPAWLVFDLSLMFAYFQKNGLKATTKDIELLTQLLGHTPRSFIDFAKETANEWQKA from the coding sequence TTGAAAATTCTTGTTATTGGTGGTACCGGTACGGTTGGATCTAAGGTAGTTGATGAACTACGCTCAAGGAATGTTGATGTTTCTGTGCTTACACGCAATACAGCTAAGATTGACAATCTGCCTCATGGAGTAAAAGGTATTCAAGGTGATTTACTTGACGTAGAAACAATCCGGTCGGCCTTTAAGGGAATGGATGGAGTTTTTATGCTTAATGGCGTAAGTCTAACTGAAACACACGAAGGAATTATGGCGGTAAATGGAGCACGAATGGCTGGCGTTAAAAGATTTGTTTATATGTCTGTCCATAATTTGGATTTAGCTCCTTACTTGCCTCATTTTGGTTCAAAAATTTCTATTGAAATTGCGATAAAAGCTTCAGGAATTCCTTACACAATCCTGAGGCCTAATCATTTTTATCAAAATGATTATATGTTTAAAGATGCATTGCTGCAATACAATGTATGGCCGCAACCAATTGGTAATATAGGCCTCTCGCGAGTTGATGTACGAGATATTGCAGAAGCTGCTGCAATTGCATTGACTACTGATGGTCATGACGGTAAAACATATAATTTGGTTGGTCCCGATGTTTTTACAGGAAATAGCGTAGCCGAAACATGGAGTAATGTATTGGGAAGACCAATAGTATATGTTGGAGACGACCTTATAACTTGGGAGCAACAAGCTCTAAACTACCTACCTGCATGGTTGGTTTTTGATTTAAGTCTAATGTTTGCCTATTTTCAAAAAAATGGGTTAAAGGCAACAACCAAGGACATTGAATTGCTTACTCAATTACTAGGTCATACTCCTCGAAGTTTCATCGATTTTGCAAAAGAAACTGCCAATGAATGGCAAAAAGCATAA
- a CDS encoding protein tyrosine phosphatase, whose protein sequence is MNILFVCEYNKMRSPTAASIYAADKRFNVKSAGVDQSAEKVVKKEDLEWADYVITMEKEQAHKLQSMFPEQFPQTIVLSLFIPDQYQFMQPELIEELKSHFEYIYQARIIPTEMAKEKDDDEM, encoded by the coding sequence ATGAATATACTTTTTGTTTGTGAATATAACAAGATGCGAAGCCCTACCGCCGCATCAATTTATGCAGCTGATAAACGGTTTAATGTGAAATCTGCAGGAGTAGATCAATCGGCTGAAAAGGTTGTCAAAAAAGAAGACCTTGAATGGGCTGATTATGTAATTACTATGGAGAAAGAACAAGCACATAAACTGCAAAGCATGTTTCCTGAACAATTTCCACAAACAATTGTACTTAGCCTTTTCATCCCTGATCAATATCAATTTATGCAACCTGAACTGATCGAAGAATTAAAAAGCCACTTTGAGTACATTTATCAAGCGAGAATTATTCCTACCGAGATGGCTAAAGAGAAAGACGATGATGAAATGTAA